CCTTTACATGTTGATATTAGTTGCTAATGGCTAGGGTGTATTCAGGTCTTGGATTTGTAACGTCAATAACTTTCATCTTCTTGATTGGGGTTTTCATGTCATCATGGTTGGGTGCATCTGTCCTGGGACTCGGGGAGTGGTTTATCAAGCGAATGCCCCTAGTTCGTCATATCTATAATGCCTCCAAGCAGATTAGCGCTGCTATCTCACCAGGTGTGTTTAGCGACCCAACACTGATATTGTGATGTTTATAAGAGTGTACTGTTGGGTGGGATCTACTTTTGTTAACATATACGTTTGTCACAGATCAAAATACGCAAGCTTTCAAGGAAGTAGCCATTATTCGGCATCCACGTATTGGTGAATATGCATTTGGATTTATCACCTCATCAGTCGTCCTTCAGGTTTCTTAGACACCTCTATGTTTGATAGCTTATAAATtcagaaaattttatttcatcttTGGTTGAATATATTTCAATTGTGAAAGCCATGATGTCACTATTTTAAAGTTGCTTATTTTCGTAAATGTTGTTTTTCAATGGATTTGTGTCAGTCTGCATATTTAATAGTTTGAACTATTCCATTGCTTAACACTTACTGATAGTGCGGTGATCCATGTGTTGCTGGTGATATATGTAGTAGTACTGGTCCACATGATAATGCACTATGAATTAATGTGTTACGAATTTATGATCTATTTATATTCTTTAGCACCTATAGCTGATGTTTCTCTATTGGGTTAATTAATATTACAACTATTATTCTTCTGATAATTTTGGTTGCCAACTTGCCATGTAGCCATCTGTATaggtttattttatataattttggtTTCCAAGTCAGTTCTTGTGTTAATAAGTGAAAATGTTTTATGATTACCAGAGATTTAAACAATCTGTACTTGGGTTAATAAATGAAAATATGTTTATGTAGTTTATTATTTCACAGAATTATGCTGGAGATGAGGAGCTATGCTGTGTCTATGTTCCAACAAACCATCTTTATATTGGTGACATATTTCTTATCAACACCAGGGATGTCATTAGACCAAACTTATCAGTCCGGGAAGGGATCGGTGAGTTATAGTTTTGGAAATTATTCAGGGTGTTTATTATAGAAGTGAGAGTAAACAGCAGCCTTAATTATTTACTCCTAATTATTTAAAGGACTGGGATAATGGTATTTGTATTTACACTTCAATCAGATACTCTGAATGCGTTCTGTGCAAACCAGAACATGGTCTCCAGTCATGTTGCAGTTTGAGTGTTACTCAAACTAACATCTGTAGGCCAACTCATGCGTTCATGTTGAAACAATAAACAAATATATTCCATTTTAAGTGGGAATACAAGCAAACATTAAACTGTAAAActaatccaatttaatttaattccttCCAATATATTAACATGTGCTAAGTTTTGCAGAGATTGTCGTTTCTGGAGGCATGTCCATGCCGCAAATCCTATCAACCCTGGATTCTCGTGTTCCTTTGGATTCAAGTAGACATGAGATAAGATGACGAGGCTAATGGGCATTATATTTTGCTCTTTTAGGAGCTTATGAGGTTCTGATGGcatatgtaatattttttttttctgtgtaTTAAGGTGTAAAAGTTAGTTTGTTTGAAATATAGTTTTGATAATTCAGGCGCAGAGGATTCTAGTTTTTTGTTCGAGTCTCAAATAACTTTAGTTGTGCATATCATGGGTTGCTTT
The genomic region above belongs to Arachis duranensis cultivar V14167 chromosome 3, aradu.V14167.gnm2.J7QH, whole genome shotgun sequence and contains:
- the LOC107478618 gene encoding protein LIKE COV 1, with translation MAEEKAMANRDRDRELLIPVGDSGDEGASSKPSPSSSSSSSVHHAGRETFYKVVRSWASKKFMTGCVILFPIAITFYITWWFIHFVDGFFSPIYAQLGINIFGLGFVTSITFIFLIGVFMSSWLGASVLGLGEWFIKRMPLVRHIYNASKQISAAISPDQNTQAFKEVAIIRHPRIGEYAFGFITSSVVLQNYAGDEELCCVYVPTNHLYIGDIFLINTRDVIRPNLSVREGIEIVVSGGMSMPQILSTLDSRVPLDSSRHEIR